One genomic window of Solanum dulcamara chromosome 10, daSolDulc1.2, whole genome shotgun sequence includes the following:
- the LOC129869705 gene encoding uncharacterized protein LOC129869705, whose protein sequence is MDLLSKLLLSGGAEKVNAVGGAISIEASIKERFTVETLAAFIMIFEGDFLEEFDENVNALQGLGSYPYAPEKLDLDLKNRPTPLAKLSMEEPHVVELKELPCHLSNMMPEDLTVQQRKKFLHDVNIYLWDDPYLFRMFVENVHQKLSILEAYHSSPVIGHHSGARIAQKLLQCKYYWATIYRNAYDLEKSCNKCQRHDAISRLQEFPLTPMLEVELFDVWGIDFMGSFMSSYGMKYILVAVDYISK, encoded by the exons ATGGATTTATTGTCTAAGCTCTTGCTATCTGGCGGTGCTGAGAAGGTAAATGCAGTTGGGGGTGCCATCAG TATTGAGGCATCTATTAAAGAGAGGTTCACTGTCGAGACATTGGCTGCCTTTATCATGATCTTTGAGGGTGATTTCTTAGAGGAGTTTGATGAGAATGTAAATGCTTTGCAAGGCTTAGGATCATACCCTTATGCTCCTGAAAAGCTAGATCTTGACTTGAAAAATAGACCAACTCCTCTCGCCAAACTATCCATGGAGGAGCCGCATGTGGTTGAATTAAAAGAGCTACCATGTCATTTGAG TAACATGATGCCCGAGGACCTGACGGTCCAGCAGAGAAAGAAATTCTTACATGATGTGAACATATACTTGTGGGATGATCCATACTTATTTAGGATGTTTGTTGAAAATGTGCACCAGAAGCTGAGTATTCTTGAGGCCTATCACTCTTCTCCAGTGATAGGACATCATAGTGGAGCACGAATAGCTCAAAAGTTACTTCAATGCAAATATTATTGGGCCACTATCTATAGAAATGCATATGATCTGGAAAAGAGTTGCAACAAGTGCCAAAGGCATGATGCTATATCAAGGCTCCAAGAGTTTCCTCTAACTCCAATGTTGGAGGTTGAGCTTTTTGATGTGTGGGGAATAGATTTCATGGGATCATTCATGAGCTCATATGGCATGAAATATATCCTGGTTGCAGTCGACTACATCTCCAAATAG